Sequence from the Kribbella aluminosa genome:
CGATGGCAACGGGCGGACGGTGTACGTGTACGACAAGGACAGCAAGGGCAAGTCCACCTGTGAAGGTGGCTGTCTGGCCCTGTGGCCGGCCGTGCCGGCGGGGTCCGGGTCTCCCCAGCTGACGGGCATCGACGCTTCCCTGGTCAGCGCCATCACCAGGTCGGACGGGAGCAAGCAGCTGGCGATCAACGGCATGCCGCTGTACCTGTTCGCGCAGGACTCCCAGGCCGGCCAGGCCAAGGGCCAAGCGACCGGCGGCGTGTGGTGGGCAGTCGGCGCGGATGGTCACAAAGTCACCACCAAGCCGAGCAGCTCCGGTAATGGCAACGGCTACTGACCCTGTGCTGGTGTTGGCACCGCCGAATCCCGGTATCGTGCGGTCGGTGGGTGACACCCCAGGGCGGCGCGACGCCGAGGCCCTGATCCGGGCGCTGTACGCCGAGCACGGGCGCAGCCTGCTCGCGTACGCGACCCGTCTCACCGGAGACCGGGCCGCGGCCGAGGACGTCGTACAGGAGACGCTGCTGCGGGCGTGGAAGCATGCCGACGAC
This genomic interval carries:
- a CDS encoding COG4315 family predicted lipoprotein gives rise to the protein MMRVASVMGVAVLGLAGLTACGSGNGYGSGSTSAPSSGSSSAPATTPAAGGGKLATATVGGLGKVVVDGNGRTVYVYDKDSKGKSTCEGGCLALWPAVPAGSGSPQLTGIDASLVSAITRSDGSKQLAINGMPLYLFAQDSQAGQAKGQATGGVWWAVGADGHKVTTKPSSSGNGNGY